A genomic stretch from Diachasmimorpha longicaudata isolate KC_UGA_2023 chromosome 2, iyDiaLong2, whole genome shotgun sequence includes:
- the LOC135173095 gene encoding cysteine-rich PDZ-binding protein: protein MVCDKCEKKLGKVITPDPWKSGARNTVESGGRKIGENKALSAAKNRFNPYTAKFEICKICRQKVHQVGSHYCQSCAYKKAICAMCGKKLMSTKNYKQSAT from the coding sequence atggtgtGTGACAAGTGTGAGAAGAAACTGGGAAAAGTAATAACTCCAGATCCATGGAAGTCAGGTGCCCGAAATACAGTAGAGAGTGGTGGACGTAAAATAGGTGAAAACAAGGCCCTGTCAGCAGCGAAAAATCGCTTCAATCCTTACACAGCAAAATTTGAAATATGTAAAATATGTAGGCAAAAGGTACATCAAGTCGGTTCCCATTACTGTCAGTCTTGTGCCTACAAAAAAGCTATCTGTGCTATGTGTGGAAAAAAACTCATGAGTACTAAGAATTATAAACAATCCGCAACGTaa